One Magnolia sinica isolate HGM2019 chromosome 2, MsV1, whole genome shotgun sequence genomic window, agttttcttttTCATGGTATTGAGGTAGGGATGATCCTCTAATACTAGATTTACCAGACAGTTTCTTTCAGCATTGCATTTGGATATGTGGATTGGGTATGCTGAAAGTTCATCTAAGCAACAAAGTAATCCTTATTTTTAATCAATTTGCACCTTCTTGTTGTTTCAGTTTGCTGAAGCCCATGTTCCTGAAACATTTCAAATCCAGACAGTTGGTACTGCTTATTGAATTTTCTATAATCCATGTGTATGTATTAAATGCCTCGATGTTGGATTTGAATCACTGAAATTCCATCTAACCAGACCATGATCAATATATACCCTTGTGTTCAGTTTCTATGCAGGTAAGCAGATATTTACAAGAAAAAGCTTGTGTGGTTGATAGGTTGCAATCACTTGAGTGGTTTTGTTAACATCAGTTCAACTTTAGGTTGCTTGCATTTATGATGAGTAGGTTTTTCTTGATgtttcatgtgttgactattacAAAAGATTTTGAGGAAAGGTCAAATTATTATGACACGTTGCTTGCTACTGAATCTTGTGCAATCAATGGGAAGAAAAGGATCCATTCTGCAAAGGATCCCCTAGTCATGCATGTAACAGACCTGCTGACGGTCAGAAAGCTGAACCTTCTTGTTTCCTTGAACTTTCTATCATGTTTggttctataaaatgatctcttctgGAATGAAATTGTTCCTTCAGAACttgctaaaaaaatatatttttaggcATCTGCAAAAAAAGCTAAATATTTCTTGCCCTTCTTGCAATAGAGTAAAAGGCCACCCGCTATTGTGGATTACGTCCTTAGTGGTCATCGGTTTAAATTGCTGATCCCCAAGGAAACTTGCAGCATTCCATTCTCCTTCTCTGGTGTTAGATGCCCCGGCCGCGATGAGCCTTTCTCAGATGAAGCAATTGCCTTCATGAGAAGAAAGATCTTGCAGAGGGATGTAGAGGTACCATGTTCTGCCTCGGTTTATTCCATTTTACTTCATGTTCAGTGCTGTTAAATTTCTATAATTTTGTGCAGATTGAAGTCGAAACAGTTGATAGAATTGGAACCTTCTTGGGTTCTTTATGGGAATCAAAGACCAACATGGCTGTGGTTCTTCTAGAGTCTAGGCTGGAAAGGCTTCAAACTACTTTTGGTGCTGACAGGATTCCTGATTCTCACCTACTTGCAAAGGTTGAGCAGTCTGCAAAAAACCAGAGATTGAAGGTTAGTGCTTAAGGTGCTTCATGAATTAGAAAGTCGATGCCGAGCTTGCTCACTTTGTGTCTGCTGACACATATTTATTGCAGATTTGGGAAAATCATGTTGAAGGACAGGAAGCTACTAATGGGTCATCAGTGGCTGAGACCAAACAGAAGGAAGTGCTTAAGGTGCTGTGTGATTTTTGCTTGAGTGATGCCTTGTTTTATTTCTCTAGGTGGATAATTGACTTGCCTTCCTGATCTTTACTTTCAAGTGGTGGTTACTGAGGTACTGGGCGGTGGCAAGTTTTATGTCCAAACAGTTGGAGATCAGAAAGTGGCTGTTATTCAGCAGCAACTAGCTTCATTGACCCTCCAAGATCCTCCTGTCATTGGCGCTTTTAATCCTAAGAAGGGGGATATTGTCCTTGCTCAGTTCAGTGCAAATAATTCTTGGAACAGGGCCATGGTGAGACTCTCATTAACTACAAAAAGTGGCTCCTTTTTTGTTCTGGAAAAGTTGTTGGCAATCACTAGTTGTCAGTAAgcagtatttataattttattggctTTGATGCACCTTTTTTAACAATAtttcatgtgttaaaaaaaaagggaatatAATGAAGAATATTGCTTCAAATAGTATGCAAacattagtaattaaatttagaaTGTTGTAAATACCAACATATATCTGTTTTATAAAAGCAAACTACCAGCATTCAATCGAATATGAATGACATGCTGTGGACGGGATACCTGTATGCCATGTCTTGCAAATTAGGAAATATGAATTTGCATTCTAACTTGTATCTAGAGTTTGTATCCATCCTGCCTTGGAGCATTGTTGTTCTTGCTTGCTTTGGAGATTTTAGATATTGCCTtcttgaaatttcttttaactattTTCCctgtaatttaaaattatttttaggaattgcagttgattttattttagttcATTAGGGGGTGTTTAGCgcatggcattgggaaggattaggtgggatgggattcaaaaaacataattattacacatggcagggattgtcccctgataccatgggataagcttaattccatggtATGTTTGTAATACAatggtacattgaatgaatatacccaccatcatttgaaactattgagaataacacatgtgttatatctaaattgtttattgttttgtaacctcattttatggcatgggcctaaaaatgaggcagatccaaaacttctgagttTGAATTTGAGAAAAACATGCATGTCTATGTTGTTTCAACAGAATTCCCATCATCTACTTTTCCCCCATGTTTCTTTCATGCTAGAAATGCCCATCAGCCTAGAATCCTTCATGATGCAAGCAAGAATATGGAGACCTTCTCAAGTAGTATAATCAGAATTTTGTCACTTCTGCTTGTATCTTCCTTGAATTAgtcgtcccccccccccccccacacacacacacacacttgtctTTTAATTTCTGGTTAAAAGACAATCAGCTTGGCTTTTAAGACAATGTGAAACTGATTTTCTGAACCCCACTCAGTAGGCTATGCATTTACTATggctacggtaccaatggctacggttgtACTGTGGGGCCAGTCATATTTagctacagattttatccgtagcttttgaccatttttgcaaaaaaaaatgacgatttagcggcgtccagcaaaactgtcagtaaaggtcctggtagccggtaaagcctttactggCTGTTAGCTGACCACAGGCAAAGGCTTTGACGGCGGTTTTCTTggcctttaccggcggttttgaccgccggtaaagtccagttttcttgtagtgaccaaTGCTAATAAATGTTGCTTGCATGCCtgtgtaaataaataataataataataataaatagaaaaTATTACCTAGATAATAGCTATTTGAAAGGGAAAAGGAGTTGtctgcttgggtgggccccactgtgcttTTAATgttaaatccaccccaaccatcaggtgTATAACCACATTTTATACCTAGGTCCCAGACAACAACCCCATCTATTATTCAAGTGGAACACAATATTAGGAGTATAATAGAAAGCACAGCCTCCAAATTATTTAttatggtgtgattcacttgaatCATGTATGAGCCTACCTTTTGGCCTCAGCCCTAGATTTCGGTGggacatttaatggttggagtggatttcatgtgcTCATTGCATtgagccctataaaaatcaatggtggacgtcTCTCTTCCAATGGTTtccattggtatggtccacttaaatcataaatcagcctaatttttgttCCTAAGACTAACATAGGGTTCCATATCTAATGGTCTGAGTGGATCTCAcacccacatcacagtgggcgtgGTAAAAAATAAAGGGAGGGCTTCCTTCATGTACCTATTTCGTGCCAAAAAATTATGACTCGCGCAAGCCTCTTCAGAAGTCGCGGGACTCCATTGGTAAagtcttgtgggcccaccatgatgtatgtgttgtatcccaactgtccatctatttttccataacttagggcacaagcccaaaaatgagacaatccaaagcttaagtagactacaccacagaaagcagcagTGATTGAATACCTCCTGTTGAAAACATTttaggactacaaaagttttagatcaaactgatatttatattttcccttcatccaggtccgtgtgaccttatgaataggctagatcatggtaggccccaaaaagtttcaacagttggCGTCACTGCCCACAACTCTGTGTGATTtggtctacttgatttttggattagtccatttttttttatataattattatgcCCTATTGATTGACGGTGTATATATAACACATagattatggtggggccatggaactttgccacgtcaatacTGTGCTGATAAGGTTTTACGTGTACACAATCCACGCAATACAAGTGGCAGATTAGGTGTAACCTGGGTCACATTGCAGTGGATCTTTCCTTAACCCActttgatacatgtgttgtatgtccctgttgtccatcagtttttctcaCTCAGTTTAATGTATGCTACAAAAATGACATACATCTAAATCTAATGTAAGCCACACTACATTAAACAACAGTGAttgacaccattaaaacattatcAGGGCACATAAGTTAGgttatatttctattttccctttatccaggtctgtgtgacgaccttatcaacaagttggatagtaaataaacattatggtgtgccTGAAAAAGTTTTTAGTAGTGGGCATTCAATGTCcaatgttttctatagtgtggtctacttgagacttggatctacttcatttttaggaccttacattaaaatgatctattaaaattgATGGATAACAtaggtatacaatacatatatcaaggtaggccccatgctCAGGGAAACACCCATTACAGTGCTACTCGAGTAAAACCTGATCCACTCCCATTTCTCGGGAACACGACACTTTTCTCCTAACTAACATGTGCCGTGAAAATGCCGacccttcattttttttaaaagggcccaccatgctatatacgtgtgagatccactctgaccattagatgtgatTGTGTGTCGGACTCAGAGCCAAAGAATCAGTCTGATCATGATTCaattgggccatatcaatggaaacagttgggagagacgttcacccttgatttttacagggcttaCCATGATgatcatgtgaaatccacttcaaccattagatgccacaccaaaacacCAATATGAGACCCAAAAAGCAGACCCATATACATGAtccaagtgggctacacatggagggaaatagtttggagggtgagctttttatgtacactattttcaattatgtgatccacttaaaccatagatgggcctaatttttgggcccaggGTCTATCATGAGGTGACTCACTGGATGGTCAGGTGCATTTCACATTAACCTATGATATTTACTATTGTTAATTTTTGCTTATATGAGGCAACTAGTTGGACATATAACTagctaacaaatatatatatatatatatatagagagagagagagagagatgcccacACACAACTAGTTCTAGTTGTACATCCAACAAGTCCTCTAATAActaattaattttaataaatttcaacTAGAGATAAGTTATTCAAAATAGAGAAGTTGCCAGTTTGGATGGTCCCATTGTGGCATTAATGCAAAATCCATCCGAACCATTGGGTGAGTCATCCCATGCTACACCTAGGgataaaaaatcagccccatctattGTTCTGGTGGACTACACAATTGCAAACATTATACAGTGAAAAGATCaccctctgtcacgccccaaactcagaaaccgggtttgcaaaattcctgatcactaaatctgatgccgacagccttcgtagtaccccattctcggctcccagcattcaTACACCAAatcccgatcctgggatcctacaacgaggattttcaacatgaatttatctcataagaagcataaccacaagtatacccaaatcataggaacaacatcatcatcacatatccactaatataatcatttgagtacaatgttgaaagggaaatacaatatagaaatattaaagaaaactccagaagctcaaccACACGCTCTTAACTCAGCTCGGCTACATCataatgtcacctgcatgcatctatcgtgcataagcttaaagaaagcttagaggatggtgtaagtgtgtgagcagtatatgtgtgctcagaatgtaatatcataGTAAACGGAGGTACtgataagtccacgaaccatataaTATCAttgtaagcagaaatactgacaagtccatgagttatagaatatcagagtacgtaatacaaatcagttatgcaaatgaggagttcaagagagccaaatatcagataccgagggtataatgcaatatgtaaagcCTGTTGAGTCTGTCTAGACTatataagtacagaaacataACAatctcaaaatgccatatgcgtgcggatgtaatgcaatatatgatgcgaatgaaatgactaagctggagtgtgaagtcaggatgattgtatgtagtatcgcaggctacggggtccaccacaagggacttctatccaaaccagtcccaaacctaaatttggatagttagactcaatgtgataaactcctgatctcagattagtcacgcgccccaaccgaaatcctggccattacgaaggtacacgtaacaaatagttgcgcaccaccagcccgagtggatagtgaataaatgaatgaatgagtatgtaactcctacccaataagtccacatatcagtactgttcatctctgggatcatcaccagggtctagtacactctacatgcaaatcaccaCCCACTaatgcgcgaccatgcaagtggaagagacctcactatccgcctaactagTAGTCAtctaatatctacccggcacgtcgataatggacccattcacgagctggtcaaacttagcttagCTATGCCCTCTACGCTTGGGCGGGTAAGggcacacctcctcccaactgaccatgaaacagtgggagatgtggcctcctagtattcggcactcaggctctcatgtatccactcggtctcgatgttggggcgtcctctagtagcAAGAGGGTTcaagaattttcacctagggctatctatggcagcccaatgctagaacagattttcggtgtcccatctggccatccacaatatacctgtggaggctacggcactgatgtcgctagggcgtatgtaatcataacacacaatgcaagatgcatgagtcatataatccagtcatgcattaatcctatgCATATCGTGCTCTCATgcagggcaactccacctattagggagtcccataaacaacctacccaataacatatacaatggtcaaccacatctgaTAATAAACGTGCAGATGAtccgtatgggcatgtatcatgatgttatactatcacatactcataattagtatcaataaccggcatcgacaattgacctcgacaatgtggacatttaaccaacattacccccaaggaatgacccatatagagccaaacatataggggacccatggccttacacaagggccaaatatacaacaccatgagcctcactccagagcttaatacacatcacgataggcctcaaatacgagtcgcatatacatcacatcgggcctcaaatacgggtcgaatgtacatcacaatggatctcaaatacgggctgcatatacatcacattgggccttaacaatTGGCCTTGATATTCAGCCTCGAccatcgaaatcgacctcgacaatcggcctcggcaatcggaatcggcctcgacaatcggaattggcctcattaatcggaatcggcctcgacaatcggaatcggcctcaacaattggcctcgacaatcagaattgatatcgacaattggaatcgtcctcgacaatcaaaatcggaattggcctcaaca contains:
- the LOC131229507 gene encoding ribonuclease TUDOR 1-like, which translates into the protein MRRKILQRDVEIEVETVDRIGTFLGSLWESKTNMAVVLLESRLERLQTTFGADRIPDSHLLAKVEQSAKNQRLKIWENHVEGQEATNGSSVAETKQKEVLKVLCDFCLSDALFYFSRWIIDLPS